The window CTCTCATCCACGCCGGCGGCCAACGCCACCGTCGCCAAGCCGACCAGGCTGACCCTGACCTTCTCCGAAAAGCTGCTTGCGCCGACCAGCGGTGTTGATCTGACCATGACCGGCATGCCCGGCATGGCCAACCACGCGCCGATGCCGATCAAGGGCTTCAAGACCGCTGTCGAAGGCGATGGCAAGACACTGGCCGTCACCCTACCTCGGGCGCTTCCGGCGGGCAGCTACGACCTTAACTGGCACGTCGTTAGCGCCGACCAGCACAAGATCACGGGCAAATACAGCTTCTCGGTAAAGTAAACCGCGCCAATCGACGGCCCTCTCGCGCGCCGCCGATGGCCAGGAACTGGCGTCGGCCCGCACCCATTTGCGATTGTCGCTGACGCTGGAAACGATCCCGGCCGCGACAATCCCGGCGCCGGTCGCGCCGCCCTAGATCCAGCCTTCCAGAACCTGATTGGGCGGACGGTGACCATCCACCCAGCTACGGATGTTGGCAATCACCCGCGCGCCGGTGGCGTCCCGTCCTTCGAAGGTCGCCGATCCCATATGGGGCAGCAATACGACATTTGACAACGCCAGCAGGCGCGGATCGACGGCCGGTTCATGCGTATATACGTCCAGCCCCGCTCCCGCGATGCGGCCCTCCGCCAGCGCGGCGATCAGCGCCGGTTCGTCCGTGATCTCGGCGCGTGACGTATTGATCAGATAGGCGTCGGGCCGCATCAGAGCGATGCTGCGCGCGTCGATCATGCCCCTGCTGTCAGCATTGAGCGGACAGTTGATCGATACGATGTCGCTTTCGCGGAGCAGGGAATCAAGGTCGGGACGCCACTCCGCCGCCAATTCCTGCTCCACCTCGAACGGCATGCGGTGGCGGTTGTGATAAGCGATCGACAGGCCGAACGCAGCCGCACGCTTCGCCACCGCCCGGCCGATCCGGCCCATGCCGATGATGCCCAGCTTCTTGCCGCCAATGCGATGCCCCAGCATGCCGGAAGGGCTCCAGCCGGGCCATTCCCCCGTCCGCACCAGCTTTTCACCTTCGGCGAGGCGTCGCGGCACCGACAGGATCAGCGCCATCGTCATGTCCGCCGTATCTTCCGTCAGCACGCCGGGCGTATTGGTGACGATGATGCCCCTTCGCCGGGCTGCGCCCAGGTCGATATGATCCACGCCGCTGCCAAAGCTGGCGATCAGTTGCAGCCGGTCGGGCGCCGCATCGATCAGCGCCGCGTCGATCTGGTCCGTGACGGCGGGCACCAGCACATCGCACTGCGCCATGGCGCGAGTCAGGGCGGTGCGGTCCATGGGCACGTCGCCCACATTGAACACCGTGTCGAACAGTTCCGCCATTCGCGCCTCCACATTTGGGGGCAGGCGGCGCGTCACGACGACGCGCGGCTTGGCGGGACGCGGTTTCTTGGCCATGCTTGGCCGCTATTCCTGGTGGCGGCGATGGTCAAGCACCTTGTAGAGCGCGCCAAGACAATGGTTGTCGGCAGCGACTGCCGGGCGCTATAACGTGGCCACATATGAAAGGGAAAGATCGGGCATGAAGGGCTATTTGCGGCGCGCAGGAATTGTCGCCGCCGCGCTGTGCATTGCAGGCGAAGCGTCCGCCTCGCCGACAAAGCCCGTCCCCTACTGGGCATCGGTCAGGCAAGACGAAGCACGCATGCGCGTCGGCCCCAGCCTCGATTATCCGTCCAACTGGATCTATCGCCGTCGCGACCTGCCCGTGAAGGTCGTTCAGGTGTTGGGCCTGTGGCGCAAGGTGGAAGACCCCAGCGGCGCGCAGGGCTGGATGCACGTGCGATTGCTGAGCGACACGCCGACCGCCATCGTCACCGCTCCGGTCGCGCCGATGCGGCGATCGGCCAATGATGGCGCCCCTACCGTCTTCCGCGCGGAAAAGGGCGTCGTCGGCCGGCTGTCATCCTGTCGTGACGGCTGGTGCGGCTTCGACGTCAGCGGCCAGCGGGGCTACATTCGCGCCGCCGACATATGGGGCGCGACCTCCTGACCGTTCACTTCTGCCCTTCGCCCTTGTCATCGACGATCGCGAAACTGTCGCGCTGCGCCTGGGCTTGCGCCCCCTCCTCACCGCTGAACTGATCGTCGTGCATCAGCCGCTTGACCAGCGGCGCGATGGCCATCACCACGATACCGATGCCGATCGACCACCAGCCGATCTGGC of the Sphingobium herbicidovorans genome contains:
- a CDS encoding SH3 domain-containing protein; translated protein: MKGYLRRAGIVAAALCIAGEASASPTKPVPYWASVRQDEARMRVGPSLDYPSNWIYRRRDLPVKVVQVLGLWRKVEDPSGAQGWMHVRLLSDTPTAIVTAPVAPMRRSANDGAPTVFRAEKGVVGRLSSCRDGWCGFDVSGQRGYIRAADIWGATS
- the copC gene encoding copper homeostasis periplasmic binding protein CopC, with protein sequence MRRILFTAAIALAALPSVAMAHPKLLSSTPAANATVAKPTRLTLTFSEKLLAPTSGVDLTMTGMPGMANHAPMPIKGFKTAVEGDGKTLAVTLPRALPAGSYDLNWHVVSADQHKITGKYSFSVK
- a CDS encoding 2-hydroxyacid dehydrogenase — its product is MAKKPRPAKPRVVVTRRLPPNVEARMAELFDTVFNVGDVPMDRTALTRAMAQCDVLVPAVTDQIDAALIDAAPDRLQLIASFGSGVDHIDLGAARRRGIIVTNTPGVLTEDTADMTMALILSVPRRLAEGEKLVRTGEWPGWSPSGMLGHRIGGKKLGIIGMGRIGRAVAKRAAAFGLSIAYHNRHRMPFEVEQELAAEWRPDLDSLLRESDIVSINCPLNADSRGMIDARSIALMRPDAYLINTSRAEITDEPALIAALAEGRIAGAGLDVYTHEPAVDPRLLALSNVVLLPHMGSATFEGRDATGARVIANIRSWVDGHRPPNQVLEGWI